The Hypanus sabinus isolate sHypSab1 chromosome 3, sHypSab1.hap1, whole genome shotgun sequence genome contains a region encoding:
- the wfs1b gene encoding wolframin yields MDPEPLAVPPQGKSQLNAAAEDVPRDGSEAVTLTESAAENEEPLNEEENISIEEQKQKARDGDAAAQTEVGKYYLKLADEEDEELNNCTAVEWLTQAAKQGRKEAVKILKTCLAERKGITSENEQEVKQLTSESDFERIVRKATLVMYWKLNPKRKKQVAVSELLENVSQINAEETMAEPGPVPTVLQKERRVLERLVSVQSNKDLKVDDFVDMTKNYAKGILPSGLLAQGEDDSIEGNPPEDMPMQQKILKYPLHALMEIKEHLIEIASKAGMHWLQTIIPLHHVNALIFFFIISNLTIDFFAFIIPLVVFYLSFISMVICTLKVFQDSKAWDNFRTMTDLLLRFEPDLDVEQAEVNFSWSHLEPHIHFMLSVFFVILSFPVADKNWIPCSELAIIAIFFLITSYMSLSSCAEPYTRWALITEISWSVLGFFRSLPDGWYYLKVLGEDIITIMIGENFVLNIGLPCVLYCFLFYLFFRMAHLRNFKGTYCFLIPYLVCFMWCELAIVLLKISTGIGLIRASVGYFLFLFALPILLLGLALMFVIQLIKWFISMELIKIIVTIVLCVIPVVLHMWTKSTGTLLGLVKSLTRSSIVKLILVWLTAIMMFCWVYVYRSEGMKVYNSTLTWQQYSLVCGPRAWKETNMARVQMLCGHLEGHRVTWTGRFKYVRVVDIDNSAESVINLLPYFIGDWMRCLYGEPYPECDSQNVSAVEDDLCRLKFLAKHTCHLKRFCHYKFEITVGMPFSTNGNEAHEDDATKDIVLRASNEFKNVLLNLVQGSVVEFSTILEGKLGSKWPVFELKAIRCLNCMSKLIPPSARQFKIEHDWRGTVKHAFKFAFNFFFEPVICAL; encoded by the exons ATGGACCCAGAGCCGCTGGCAGTCCCGCCGCAGGGCAAGTCACAGCTGAATGCCGCTGCTGAAGATGTGCCCCGGGATGGATCAGAGGCTGTGACCCTTACGGAATCGGCAGCAGAAAATG aGGAACCACTAAATGAGGAAGAAAACATTTCAATAGAGGAACAGAAACAGAAAGCCAGAGATGGTGATGCAGCAGCACAGACTGAG GTTGGTAAATATTATCTGAAGCTAGCTGATGAAGAGGATGAAGAATTGAATAACTGTACAGCCGTAGAGTGGTTGACCCAAGCTGCTAAACAGGGCAGGAAGGAAGCAGTGAAAATCCTGAAAACTTGTCTTGCAGAAAGGAAAG GAATCACTTCAGAAAATGAGCAAGAAGTGAAACAGCTTACAAGTGAAAGCGATTTTGAGCGGATTGTGCGGAAGGCTACTTTAGTTATGTACTGGAAGCTTAATCCAAAGCGAAAGAAACAGGTTGCTGTTTCTGAACTCCTGGAAAATGTCAGCCAGATCAATGCTGAAG AGACCATGGCTGAACCAGGCCCTGTCCCAACAGTGCTGCAAAAAGAGAGACGAGTGCTTGAACGACTGGTCAGTGTTCAAA GTAACAAGGACCTGAAGGTAGATGATTTTGTTGACATGACTAAAAATTATGCCAAGGGTATTTTACCGTCTGGCTTGTTAGCCCAAGGAGAAGATGACAGCATTGAAGGGAATCCGCCTGAAGACATGCCCATGCAACAGAAG ATTCTGAAATACCCACTTCATGCCTTAATGGAAATAAAGGAACATCTAATTGAAATAGCCTCCAAAGCGGGAAtgcattggttgcagacaattatTCCACTCCACCATGTAAATGCCCTTATCTTTTTTTTCATAATTAGCAACTTGACAATAGATTTTTTTGCTTTCATTATCCCTCTAGTTGTCTTTTACCTTTCCTTTATTTCCATGGTGATCTGCACTTTGAAAGTCTTTCAGGACAGTAAAGCATGGGACAATTTCAGGACAATGACTGACCTGCTGCTGCGCTTTGAGCCAGATCTAGACGTAGAACAGGCTGAGGTAAATTTTAGTTGGAGTCATTTGGAACCACATATACACTTCATGCTGTCCGTGTTCTTTGTGATTCTTTCCTTTCCGGTAGCAGACAAAAATTGGATTCCTTGTTCAGAGCTCGCAATCATTGCAATTTTCTTCTTGATAACATCTTATATGAGCTTGAGTTCATGTGCAGAGCCATACACTCGGTGGGCTCTCATTACAGAAATTTCATGGTCAGTATTGGGTTTCTTTCGatctcttcctgatggttggtaCTATCTAAAGGTCCTTGGGGAAGATATTATAACCATCATGATAGGTGAAAACTTTGTACTGAATATAGGTCTGCCCTGTGTCTTATACTGTTTCTTGTTCTACTTGTTCTTCAGAATGGCACATCTGAGGAACTTTAAAGGTACCTACTGCTTCTTGATTCCTTACCTTGTCTGCTTTATGTGGTGTGAACTTGCAATAGTTTTACTTAAGATATCCACAGGAATAGGTCTGATAAGGGCATCAGTTGGCTACTTCCTGTTTCTCTTTGCCCTGCCCATCCTCTTGCTAGGACTTGCATTAATGTTTGTGATCCAGTTAATAAAATGGTTTATTTCTATGGAATTGATCAAGATCATTGTCACCATTGTTTTGTGCGTTATTCCTGTTGTCCTCCACATGTGGACAAAATCAACGGGCACCTTACTGGGACTAGTCAAGTCTCTGACTAGGAGCTCAATTGTAAAACTCATCCTGGTTTGGCTCACTGCCATAATGATGTTCTGCTGGGTGTATGTGTATAGATCTGAGGGGATGAAGGTGTATAACTCCACCTTGACTTGGCAACAGTACAGCTTGGTTTGTGGCCCTCGTGCCTGGAAAGAGACTAACATGGCCAGAGTTCAGATGCTTTGTGGCCATCTTGAGGGACACAGAGTCACATGGACTGGAAGATTCAAGTATGTTCGTGTTGTAGACATTGACAACAGTGCAGAGTCTGTGATAAACTTGCTTCCATACTTCATAGGTGATTGGATGAGGTGCTTGTATGGCGAGCCATATCCTGAGTGTGATTCCCAAAATGTGTCAGCGGTCGAGGATGACCTTTGCCGTCTCAAATTCCTCGCAAAGCACACCTGCCATCTTAAAAGATTTTGTCATTATAAATTTGAAATAACTGTTGGCATGCCATTCAGTACAAATGGAAATGAGGCGCATGAAGATGATGCAACTAAAGATATTGTACTGAGAGCTAGCAATGA